One genomic window of Saccopteryx bilineata isolate mSacBil1 chromosome 4, mSacBil1_pri_phased_curated, whole genome shotgun sequence includes the following:
- the LOC136336177 gene encoding large ribosomal subunit protein eL39-like, translating into MSSHKTFRIKRFLAKKQKQNWPIPQWIRMKTGNKIRYNSKRRYWRRTKLGL; encoded by the coding sequence ATGTCTTCTCACAAGACTTTCAGGATTAAGAGGTTCCtggccaaaaaacaaaagcaaaattggCCCATTCCCCAATGGATTCGGATGAAAACTGGTAATAAAATCAGGTACAACTCTAAGAGGAGATACTGGAGGAGAACCAAACTGGGTCTGTAA